In Oncorhynchus gorbuscha isolate QuinsamMale2020 ecotype Even-year linkage group LG02, OgorEven_v1.0, whole genome shotgun sequence, a single genomic region encodes these proteins:
- the LOC123997053 gene encoding GRAM domain-containing protein 2B-like isoform X2: protein MERGNSQWYDQDAADCGRAGNGASYQVESGGLSVKKESKTLEKTRKPFSLEETQLELLQQSKSFTRQAPVRSRTFDLERTASIGSQSSFIKHNKTFHKLFPDIPETEDLLHAYICALQKEVLYHGRLYVTKHYACFHSSVLLKDTKLVIPVTSVQIVKKQNTALLVPNALSIRTTEGEKYLFVSLRNREACYKLLRSVCPQLKDESANSSPLFSSAENSFDQDKLVNSSQSSLEDGFDQPDGSDPKLFLDTPPPRPNKVPQGSNSTPRSINAQQRESSSEDHTQRGSWVWSVTQKACSLLIQRDASSLNTLLFIYLILVVLLLLSSGYIGLRIVALEEQLTSLGALPEFSSQSGYKDT, encoded by the exons CTACCAGGTGGAGAGTGGAGGACTGTCTGTGAAGAAGGAGAGTAAGACGCTGGAGAAGACCAGGAAACCCTTCAGTCTGGAGGAGACCCAACTAGAGCTGCTGCAGCAGAGCAAATCTTTCACCAGACAAGCCCCTGTCAG GTCTCGGACGTTCGATTTGGAGAGGACTGCAAGCATCGGTTCACAAAGT AGTTTTATAAAGCACAACAAAACATTCCACAAGCTGTTTCCTGACATTCCAGAGACTGAAGACTTGCTACATG catACATCTGTGCCCTGCAGAAGGAGGTGCTCTACCACGGCAGGCTCTATGTCACCAAGCATTACGCGTGCTTCCACTCCTCTGTGCTGCTCAAGGACACCAAG TTAGTGATCCCTGTGACCAGCGTGCAAATTGTGAAGAAACAGAACACTGCCTTGCTGGTGCCCAATGCCCTGTCTATCCGCACCACCGAGGGAGAAAAG TACCTGTTTGTGTCTCTGCGGAACCGAGAGGCGTGTTACAAGCTCCTGCGGTCCGTGTGTCCTCAACTGAAGGATGAAAGTGCCAACAGCAGCCCTCTATTCTCTTCTGCAGAGAATAGTTTTGATCAGGACAAGCTGGTG AACTCCAGTCAGTCCAGTCTAGAGGACGGTTTTGACCAGCCGGACGGGTCCGACCCGAAGCTCTTCCTCGACACTCCCCCACCCAGACCAAACAAAG TGCCTCAAGGGAGCAACTCTACCCCTAGGAGCATAAAcgcacagcagagagagagctccTCAGAGGACCACACGCAAC GTGGCTCATGGGTGTGGAGTGTGACACAGAAAGCCTGCTCCCTTCTCATCCAGAGAGACGCCAGCAGCCTCAACACTCTTCTCTTCATCTACCTGATACT GGTGGTACTGCTGCTGCTATCGTCGGGGTACATCGGCCTCCGCATCGTGGCTCTGGAGGAACAGCTGACCTCTCTAGGCGCCCTCCCTGAATTCTCCTCACAGAGTGG GTATAAAGACACATAA
- the LOC123997053 gene encoding GRAM domain-containing protein 2B-like isoform X1, with translation MLENRTDRLKTFLRKMDEKAIVRIKHFMKESYQVESGGLSVKKESKTLEKTRKPFSLEETQLELLQQSKSFTRQAPVRSRTFDLERTASIGSQSSFIKHNKTFHKLFPDIPETEDLLHAYICALQKEVLYHGRLYVTKHYACFHSSVLLKDTKLVIPVTSVQIVKKQNTALLVPNALSIRTTEGEKYLFVSLRNREACYKLLRSVCPQLKDESANSSPLFSSAENSFDQDKLVNSSQSSLEDGFDQPDGSDPKLFLDTPPPRPNKVPQGSNSTPRSINAQQRESSSEDHTQRGSWVWSVTQKACSLLIQRDASSLNTLLFIYLILVVLLLLSSGYIGLRIVALEEQLTSLGALPEFSSQSGYKDT, from the exons CTACCAGGTGGAGAGTGGAGGACTGTCTGTGAAGAAGGAGAGTAAGACGCTGGAGAAGACCAGGAAACCCTTCAGTCTGGAGGAGACCCAACTAGAGCTGCTGCAGCAGAGCAAATCTTTCACCAGACAAGCCCCTGTCAG GTCTCGGACGTTCGATTTGGAGAGGACTGCAAGCATCGGTTCACAAAGT AGTTTTATAAAGCACAACAAAACATTCCACAAGCTGTTTCCTGACATTCCAGAGACTGAAGACTTGCTACATG catACATCTGTGCCCTGCAGAAGGAGGTGCTCTACCACGGCAGGCTCTATGTCACCAAGCATTACGCGTGCTTCCACTCCTCTGTGCTGCTCAAGGACACCAAG TTAGTGATCCCTGTGACCAGCGTGCAAATTGTGAAGAAACAGAACACTGCCTTGCTGGTGCCCAATGCCCTGTCTATCCGCACCACCGAGGGAGAAAAG TACCTGTTTGTGTCTCTGCGGAACCGAGAGGCGTGTTACAAGCTCCTGCGGTCCGTGTGTCCTCAACTGAAGGATGAAAGTGCCAACAGCAGCCCTCTATTCTCTTCTGCAGAGAATAGTTTTGATCAGGACAAGCTGGTG AACTCCAGTCAGTCCAGTCTAGAGGACGGTTTTGACCAGCCGGACGGGTCCGACCCGAAGCTCTTCCTCGACACTCCCCCACCCAGACCAAACAAAG TGCCTCAAGGGAGCAACTCTACCCCTAGGAGCATAAAcgcacagcagagagagagctccTCAGAGGACCACACGCAAC GTGGCTCATGGGTGTGGAGTGTGACACAGAAAGCCTGCTCCCTTCTCATCCAGAGAGACGCCAGCAGCCTCAACACTCTTCTCTTCATCTACCTGATACT GGTGGTACTGCTGCTGCTATCGTCGGGGTACATCGGCCTCCGCATCGTGGCTCTGGAGGAACAGCTGACCTCTCTAGGCGCCCTCCCTGAATTCTCCTCACAGAGTGG GTATAAAGACACATAA
- the LOC123997053 gene encoding GRAM domain-containing protein 2B-like isoform X3, whose amino-acid sequence MNRYMSFWSSGRLRLNGYQVESGGLSVKKESKTLEKTRKPFSLEETQLELLQQSKSFTRQAPVRSRTFDLERTASIGSQSSFIKHNKTFHKLFPDIPETEDLLHAYICALQKEVLYHGRLYVTKHYACFHSSVLLKDTKLVIPVTSVQIVKKQNTALLVPNALSIRTTEGEKYLFVSLRNREACYKLLRSVCPQLKDESANSSPLFSSAENSFDQDKLVNSSQSSLEDGFDQPDGSDPKLFLDTPPPRPNKVPQGSNSTPRSINAQQRESSSEDHTQRGSWVWSVTQKACSLLIQRDASSLNTLLFIYLILVVLLLLSSGYIGLRIVALEEQLTSLGALPEFSSQSGYKDT is encoded by the exons CTACCAGGTGGAGAGTGGAGGACTGTCTGTGAAGAAGGAGAGTAAGACGCTGGAGAAGACCAGGAAACCCTTCAGTCTGGAGGAGACCCAACTAGAGCTGCTGCAGCAGAGCAAATCTTTCACCAGACAAGCCCCTGTCAG GTCTCGGACGTTCGATTTGGAGAGGACTGCAAGCATCGGTTCACAAAGT AGTTTTATAAAGCACAACAAAACATTCCACAAGCTGTTTCCTGACATTCCAGAGACTGAAGACTTGCTACATG catACATCTGTGCCCTGCAGAAGGAGGTGCTCTACCACGGCAGGCTCTATGTCACCAAGCATTACGCGTGCTTCCACTCCTCTGTGCTGCTCAAGGACACCAAG TTAGTGATCCCTGTGACCAGCGTGCAAATTGTGAAGAAACAGAACACTGCCTTGCTGGTGCCCAATGCCCTGTCTATCCGCACCACCGAGGGAGAAAAG TACCTGTTTGTGTCTCTGCGGAACCGAGAGGCGTGTTACAAGCTCCTGCGGTCCGTGTGTCCTCAACTGAAGGATGAAAGTGCCAACAGCAGCCCTCTATTCTCTTCTGCAGAGAATAGTTTTGATCAGGACAAGCTGGTG AACTCCAGTCAGTCCAGTCTAGAGGACGGTTTTGACCAGCCGGACGGGTCCGACCCGAAGCTCTTCCTCGACACTCCCCCACCCAGACCAAACAAAG TGCCTCAAGGGAGCAACTCTACCCCTAGGAGCATAAAcgcacagcagagagagagctccTCAGAGGACCACACGCAAC GTGGCTCATGGGTGTGGAGTGTGACACAGAAAGCCTGCTCCCTTCTCATCCAGAGAGACGCCAGCAGCCTCAACACTCTTCTCTTCATCTACCTGATACT GGTGGTACTGCTGCTGCTATCGTCGGGGTACATCGGCCTCCGCATCGTGGCTCTGGAGGAACAGCTGACCTCTCTAGGCGCCCTCCCTGAATTCTCCTCACAGAGTGG GTATAAAGACACATAA